A part of Prevotella melaninogenica genomic DNA contains:
- a CDS encoding IS1380 family transposase — translation MTKVAIKNENITSFGGIYHIMDVFSKLGFEKLTESVLGKRGSSGKAFSHGSIFGSLFFSYLCGGECLEDINALIGQFKQRPDTLLPGADTVGRGLKELAEKNIVYKSETSDKSYSFNTAEKLNTLLLRMIRRMGLIKVGSHVDLDFDRQFIPAHKFDAKYSYKQDFGYFPGWASIGGIIVGGENRDGNTNVRFHQEDTLRRIMDRVTSELGVVIERFRADCGSFSKEIIQTVEQRCNTFYIRAANCGSRCEDFHQLKEWKSIEVGYERCDVTSVSMDDLIEGKSYRLVVQRSPLKDKDGREQTDMFGVIYTYRCILTNNWTSTEKDIITFYNERGASEKNFDIQNNDFGWSHLPFSFMAENMVFMMVTAMLKNFYLYLIRHISEKVKPLKKTSRLKAFILHFVSVPAKWVRTGRQNVLNLYTNKTYYSEVFLE, via the coding sequence ATGACAAAGGTAGCAATTAAAAACGAGAATATCACTTCTTTCGGTGGAATTTATCACATTATGGACGTTTTCTCAAAGTTAGGCTTTGAAAAACTTACCGAATCTGTATTGGGTAAACGTGGAAGTAGTGGCAAAGCATTCAGCCATGGAAGTATTTTCGGCTCTCTCTTCTTCAGCTACCTTTGTGGTGGAGAATGCCTTGAGGACATCAATGCGCTTATTGGGCAGTTCAAGCAGAGACCTGACACGCTATTACCCGGTGCCGACACTGTGGGGCGCGGACTAAAGGAGCTTGCCGAGAAAAATATTGTCTATAAGAGCGAGACTTCCGACAAGTCGTATAGTTTCAACACGGCAGAAAAGTTGAATACCTTACTTTTACGAATGATACGGAGGATGGGGCTTATAAAGGTGGGTAGCCATGTTGACTTAGACTTTGACCGCCAGTTTATTCCAGCCCACAAGTTCGATGCAAAGTATTCTTACAAGCAGGATTTTGGCTATTTCCCTGGTTGGGCTTCCATTGGGGGAATCATAGTCGGAGGTGAGAATCGTGACGGAAACACCAATGTGAGATTCCATCAAGAAGACACGCTCCGTCGCATTATGGACCGTGTGACCTCAGAACTTGGTGTGGTAATAGAGCGTTTCCGTGCTGACTGCGGGTCGTTCTCAAAGGAAATCATCCAAACCGTAGAGCAGCGCTGCAACACGTTCTATATACGTGCTGCCAACTGTGGCAGCCGATGCGAGGACTTCCACCAGCTGAAAGAATGGAAGAGCATTGAAGTTGGTTATGAGAGATGCGATGTCACCTCTGTCAGCATGGACGACCTCATCGAAGGAAAGTCATACAGGCTTGTCGTACAGCGTAGTCCTTTGAAAGACAAGGATGGCAGGGAGCAGACGGATATGTTCGGAGTAATATACACATACCGCTGTATCCTCACCAATAACTGGACATCTACTGAGAAAGACATCATTACATTTTATAATGAGCGTGGAGCAAGCGAAAAGAACTTCGATATACAGAACAATGACTTCGGATGGTCGCATCTGCCATTTTCCTTTATGGCTGAGAACATGGTTTTCATGATGGTTACCGCCATGCTGAAGAACTTCTATCTCTATCTCATCCGTCATATCAGCGAGAAGGTCAAGCCATTGAAAAAGACAAGCAGACTGAAAGCCTTTATCCTACATTTTGTCAGCGTGCCAGCAAAATGGGTGCGCACTGGAAGGCAGAACGTTCTGAACCTATATACAAATAAAACCTACTACTCTGAAGTATTCCTTGAATAA
- a CDS encoding glycoside hydrolase family 10 protein, which produces MKKLFLFTLLCVITITTHAQTNLSDYLTKRMPKRETRAVWLTTLANLDWPKTYARSAESIEQQKQELIDILDKYQKANINTVLLQARVRAATIYPSDIEPWDRCITGIEGGAPGYGYDPLAFAVTECHKRGMELHAWIATIPVGAKNSLGCRTLKQKGFRIRNYATGSYLDPADPSVAPYLASICGEIVRKYDVDGINLDYIRYPDGWPRPSYRDGDTPDERRSNITAIVRAIHDEVKAIKPWVKMSCSPIGKHADLSRYSSKNFNAHDRVSQEAQEWMRLGLMDQLYPMQYFRGDNYYPFVADWVENAYKREIVTGLGTYFLDPREGNWTLGELTRQMYVSRDLGVGHAHFRSYFLTANKQGVYDFEKQFNTTLSLPHKMQGVVSTAAMPYAVNSSLVERREDKSVILRWKAVTPYYNIYASYTYPVDTEDARNLLFTRYTGQTLQLKNVNPNLYFAVRGMDPYGLETPALQENMKSSTLSKSPATLLANDGNALTLPAAAKLTDADRYVILSLQGVILRIVNAKSLKNNQLYIGSLSDGMYSLKVYNHKKKSFALGSFMVKRTSK; this is translated from the coding sequence ATGAAGAAGCTTTTTTTATTTACGCTCCTTTGCGTAATAACGATTACAACACACGCACAGACAAATCTTTCTGACTATCTTACGAAGCGGATGCCGAAGCGGGAGACACGTGCCGTTTGGCTGACGACACTGGCTAACCTCGACTGGCCGAAGACTTACGCACGGTCGGCAGAGAGTATTGAACAGCAGAAACAGGAACTGATTGACATCCTCGATAAATACCAGAAAGCAAATATTAACACCGTCCTCTTACAGGCACGTGTGCGTGCAGCAACGATTTATCCGTCGGATATCGAACCATGGGATCGGTGTATCACAGGCATTGAGGGTGGGGCACCGGGTTATGGTTATGACCCGCTTGCCTTTGCCGTGACGGAATGTCACAAACGTGGTATGGAACTCCATGCTTGGATAGCAACGATTCCCGTAGGTGCAAAAAACTCGTTGGGCTGCAGAACGCTGAAACAGAAGGGCTTCCGAATCAGAAACTACGCTACGGGTTCTTATCTCGACCCTGCCGACCCTTCTGTCGCTCCTTACTTGGCGAGTATCTGTGGAGAGATTGTGAGAAAGTATGATGTGGATGGTATCAACCTCGATTATATCCGCTATCCTGATGGATGGCCACGCCCTTCCTATCGTGATGGTGACACACCAGATGAGCGTCGTAGCAATATCACAGCCATTGTGCGTGCTATTCATGACGAGGTGAAAGCTATCAAACCGTGGGTGAAGATGTCGTGCTCACCAATCGGTAAGCATGCTGACCTCAGTCGTTATAGTTCAAAGAATTTCAATGCCCACGATCGTGTTTCACAAGAGGCGCAGGAGTGGATGAGATTAGGGTTGATGGACCAGCTCTATCCGATGCAATACTTCCGTGGCGACAACTATTATCCTTTTGTTGCAGACTGGGTTGAGAATGCTTATAAGCGTGAGATAGTGACAGGTTTGGGTACTTACTTCCTCGATCCACGTGAGGGTAATTGGACGTTGGGCGAACTGACTCGTCAGATGTACGTCAGTCGTGACCTCGGAGTGGGACATGCTCATTTCCGTTCTTACTTCCTCACGGCTAACAAGCAGGGTGTCTACGACTTTGAGAAGCAGTTTAATACTACGCTTTCCCTCCCTCATAAGATGCAGGGTGTTGTGTCAACGGCTGCCATGCCATATGCTGTCAATTCCTCATTAGTAGAACGTCGAGAGGATAAGTCGGTGATTCTGAGGTGGAAGGCGGTCACTCCTTATTATAATATATACGCCAGCTACACCTATCCTGTTGATACTGAGGATGCGCGAAACCTGCTCTTTACACGCTATACTGGGCAGACGCTGCAGTTGAAGAACGTCAATCCTAATCTCTATTTTGCGGTTAGAGGTATGGACCCTTACGGATTAGAAACGCCTGCTTTACAGGAGAATATGAAGTCTTCGACGCTTTCGAAGTCTCCTGCTACACTGCTCGCTAATGATGGAAACGCCCTTACCCTCCCTGCTGCAGCAAAGCTAACGGATGCCGATCGTTATGTAATCCTCTCTTTGCAGGGTGTTATTCTCCGCATCGTTAATGCTAAATCATTAAAAAACAACCAGTTATATATCGGTTCCCTGTCCGACGGTATGTATTCCCTCAAGGTCTACAACCATAAGAAAAAGTCTTTCGCCTTAGGCTCATTCATGGTCAAGAGGACTTCGAAGTAG
- a CDS encoding outer membrane beta-barrel protein yields MLLVAAMVVSVGAFAQFQEGKGYFGASLTGLNLHYNGKDGLNIGLQAKAGYFPWDDVMVLAMVDAAHNGSETVADHISVGVGGRYYITQNGLYLGANVKLLHANHSYNDLLPGVELGYAFFINRSVTIEPAIYYDQSFKDHDYSSIGLKLGLGIYLFDD; encoded by the coding sequence ATGTTGCTCGTTGCAGCAATGGTAGTGAGTGTCGGTGCATTTGCACAGTTTCAAGAGGGCAAGGGTTATTTTGGTGCTTCCCTTACAGGACTTAACTTGCACTATAATGGTAAAGATGGCTTAAATATTGGCTTGCAGGCAAAGGCTGGTTACTTCCCTTGGGATGATGTGATGGTACTTGCGATGGTGGATGCTGCACACAATGGTTCAGAGACCGTTGCCGACCATATCAGTGTGGGTGTTGGTGGACGTTACTATATCACACAAAACGGACTCTATTTGGGTGCGAATGTGAAGCTCCTCCATGCTAATCACAGCTATAACGACCTATTGCCTGGTGTTGAGTTGGGTTATGCTTTCTTCATCAACCGCTCGGTAACGATAGAGCCTGCTATCTATTATGATCAGTCATTCAAGGATCATGATTATTCATCAATTGGCTTGAAATTAGGTCTTGGCATCTACCTCTTTGATGATTAA